GTAGGGAGCCACAGGAAgcctgggggtggcagggacCAGAGCCAGTGCTCTCCTCACCCCATCCACCTCATTACAGGGGTCACAGCTCATCCCTGGGGGCAATCACCGAGCCAGAATGGGGCCAAAGCCAACGTGTGGCGTCACAGCGCCCCGTGCCTTGCTGGGCCTCCCCTTTACACAATTATGAGTCCACTGTGGGAGCTCCCTTtggctggaagagaaggaaaaaaaccctgtgctctctccagaggcagcagcactcACCCTGTCTGCAGGGCGGTGACCTCTGAGGTTTTGGggcatggcagtgtggtggacAGAGCATCACATTCTCCCCAGGAGTTTCTGACCCCAGCTCCCCAGAAATGGGGTGGCTCTTTCTGCCTCCCCAGCCCATGGGAACGAAGGTgttggggacacccctgggagcTGGCTGTGGAACCCCAGGGGATACCCCTGGGAAAGGGGTCCCTCTGAGCTTATTTTTAGGGTGTTTCTTGGGGTGTGAGGGGATAAACGTGAGAGGGAAGGGctgtcacactgtcacacaGGCAGAAACCCATGGCGACCATGCAGATTTGGGGGTTGCACCCCCCTGCCTGCCCACGCTGCGTTTTGGAACAGAGAGGCTGGGACACGGGTGAGAGGAGAAGGGATTTTATtgtcagctccagctcagggGTTCAGCTCCAGCCGGGGAGGGTGGGGGGCTGCGCAGCCTCGCTGCCCGGGCCCGCCGGGCTGGCTGCCCCCGCCCAGGGCTCGTCGCCTCCCGAAGCGCCCCACCGGCCGGATCCCGCGGCCCGTGTACCACGAGGGGTCGATGTCCGGGGCTGCGAGGGAAAAGCCGAGAACCCGTCAGGGGGTTGGAGGACGTGGAAGGGGACGGGGCATTGCGCCCATGAGCGAGGGGATGGGAGCAccaggggagcaggggagggggatgaggAGGATAAAAGCTGTTGCAAAGGCTGTTTCAAAGCAGACCTGTGCTCCTGCacagtggcagcagctcctcacccccgagtgcagctgagcctggggatGCAGAGGGGGCTGGAGGCAGGGGGTGGCTGGGATGAGTCCCTTACTCATGTTCTCCTTACTCCTGATTTCCATGGAGCGCTCAAGGACGCGGCCGCGGGTGGCGGGCAGGGTCAGGCAGACGAGCAGCAGCCATAGGAGGCAGGCGACCCCCAGCTTCATCCCCAGCACTTTTAGGCCGCTGTGACTTGGCTGTGAAGTCTCCTGAGCCCTGCTGAAGACTCCGACGTGACTGCAGGAGCGAAGGGATTTGGCTGTTGATGAGTGTCCCCGGCACAGCATCCCTGGGCCAGCAGCAAAGGGCTTGGGGACAGCCACAGAACAAAGCCAGGGGTTTTGCTGGGGCTGACACCTCTGGGGAAAATACCACCTCCAAACATGAGCTGCACAAACCTCATGCTCATTGAAACAGGTTTTGGTCCTAGTCTAGTGCCTTAGGTCAGGTGTGATTTTCTCTgggacccccaataaacctgTGGGATCCCAGAGCCCAAGGGATGGGGTCCACCAGCGAAatgcagggctggctgcagagccacggatgggggatggatggatggagggatggatggatggagggatggatgatgaCCACCTCTGCACCCTTGGCACCCACCCTGGCCGCGGCTGCTGAAGTGACAGCCTGGGAACACCCTGTGCCACACTTCACGGGCTGAGTGATGGGCTGGGTCTCTGCAGCCACCCAaaacagggagcagggaagggagccAAGCGGAGGAGCTGGGCGAGGCAGGACAcggcggggctgcggcggcCGCTCCATTTCCAGCGACTTTTGCGAAGGAAAAGTTCTCAGCGCGCTGAGCAGGAGCCTCACCGAGCTCCCGGGAGCTCAGGTTTGCTGTGGCCACCAACTTTTGGaccctccccatccccaccagccgGCTGGACAGACGCAGGACAGACAGACGGAGGCAAAGCAGCGCTCGGGAATtagcagcagcaagagcatcGCGCCAGGCAGAGAAAAGCGTCGCTCCCGACCGCGGGGCCGCGCTTACCGGGGCGAGGCGAGCAGAGGTGGCCGGCTGCCGTCCCGCTGAGCCAGGTGGCGGCTGTGTGAGCCGGAGTCCCCTCCGGTGGCTGCTTTTATGGCCGGCTTCGTGCTGATGTCAGAGGCGAGCCCCGGCGGGGACCGAGCCGGGGCATCTCCcctccccgctgtcccctctcATCAAATCAGCACCGGGATTTTCATGAGTCGGAAGGGACCAGCATTTTATCTGGCGCTGGCTGAGGGAGATAGTTTGGGAATGTGTTAATCGCCGTCCTCGACGCGGGGTTATTTCGGACAGGGGGAAGCTTTTTGCTCCTTCACCCACCCGGCGCCCACTGCCGGGGTCGGTGtgtgctgctgccctgagcgCTGGAGGGAACAGCGTGAGCACCGCAGGATTTACACCGGTACCACCACCCCTTCCCCTCCACCCCCCCCTCCAAAATTGGTCTACGGATAGCAGAACACTAAATACAGAGACCAGAGGAAGGCaatgtgccggggcacaggggTTGGCAGGAACGGGCTTGTTCTCTGGGCATGAGGGCTCCAAATCCCCACCCCTGgggattttaaatatttctgatgTTTATTCTGCTAGACGTGACACTGGAGGAGCCAGCTTGGGGCTCCAGCGTGAGGGTCAGTTGGTGTCCAAACAGACAAAAGTGGGACTGGAGACATCCCAAAACAGGGACATCTCTGGGCTGGCAGGACTGTGAAGATGCCGTCACCAGTGGGGTGTGGGCAGGGGGAAGGTCTCTGCCTGCCACCCCCATGTGGGGTGGCTTTGCCCTGGGACAGAGCTCCATCTCAGGCAGTGCCCGGCTCCCCTGCCTGAGCACAGCCCATGCTGGGAAGAGGTGGCAGGAGCAGCATGGGACACAGGGGGATTGCCACAGATGCgcagcaaagcaggaaaagggCTGAAGAGAGGAGAACCTGCCCCAGCTTGGGCTTCAGCCAGGGAAATCCCCACCCTGGGCTCAGCAGGCCTCTCTccaccccagggctgctgctaaAATTTAATACAGATTTAAAGCAATCCCTTGATGCTGTGGGCTTGTGTTTCTTGTGGCTTCAGCTGCCAGACTGGGGTCAGGGTTTCTACGCAAGTTGGAGCAGTGCCTTTATTTCAGGGTCAGCCCCTCCTCAGCACCAGCCTGGGCATCTCCTTTGCCCGCCCCTTTGcccactgggcaccactgaccCACCCACATCATCACACCTGTGGCCAGGTGGCCAGTGTCTGGCCAGTCATGTGGCCATCCTGATGTGCACCAGCTGCCCCCACttggctgcagtgctgctggttcagctcctgcctgctccaccTGGCCAGCTTTAAAGCAAGGAGTGCACAGGATGGTTAAAGAAATGGATGGACACaagctggagcaagtccagaagAGGCCATGAAggtgctctgagggctggagccaggctgggagagctggggatgctcagctgGAGGAGAGAAGGCTCTGAGAAGACCTTAGAGCCTTTCCAGTGCCTtaaggggctccaggagagctggagagggacttgggacaagggatggagggacaggacacagggaatggctcccactgccagagggcagggatggatgggatgttgggaaggaattgttccctgggagggtggggaggccctgccacagggtgcccagagcagctgtggctgccccacgcctggaagtgttcaaggccagcctGGACAGAGCTTGGGACAACGTGGACtagtggaa
This is a stretch of genomic DNA from Anomalospiza imberbis isolate Cuckoo-Finch-1a 21T00152 chromosome 7, ASM3175350v1, whole genome shotgun sequence. It encodes these proteins:
- the PRLH gene encoding prolactin-releasing peptide produces the protein MKLGVACLLWLLLVCLTLPATRGRVLERSMEIRSKENMTPDIDPSWYTGRGIRPVGRFGRRRALGGGSQPGGPGQRGCAAPHPPRLELNP